The following coding sequences lie in one Gadus morhua chromosome 20, gadMor3.0, whole genome shotgun sequence genomic window:
- the LOC115532816 gene encoding F-box only protein 47, whose amino-acid sequence MKTRSQCRSGVSFFERLPSEVFDMILRRLTVLEVSVFSMVSKAMSCQIVDHVSTMAWAKRMIPQNFHHSRFPDDKQSTYRHYKALGLLFKRCTLLLPTKDRLKFIHTKFSKIPCFMMQCKPTAASCLGFSSYGVFLQTLIAGWNELECHRVFIFLCDFTDLPRKMEIVVNGRPGASRYLELQIRQFCRQVLLDPWSSRKECGFWLTQILKPWPMVSQARLLFILYGPLLPDGSLGWQQLTSTVLSSSALSDLAKAVLLLHTDLELKDWNTSTILAILEEIRVLPQVWRVENVARLLVLCGTTLCYSVLANKAHNGRLFEISKLLVYLILVCEKDGYCMSWVVTLVQQVCKVFTAAADKWSFIQSLENMFSEVTMEIYEASLAGNPQEDMESFQTLCSILGSSAHFHTEILHMFLKE is encoded by the exons ATGAAAACTCGTAGTCAGTGCAGAAGCGGAGTCAGTTTCTTTGAGAGGCTGCCATCCGAGGTGTTCGACATGATTCTGCGAAGACTCACTG TCCTTGAAGTAAGCGTTTTCAGCATGGTGTCGAAGGCAATGAGTTGCCAAATTGTGGACCACGTCTCCACCATGGCCTGGGCCAAAAGAATGATCCCTCAAAACTTTCACCACTCAAGATTTCCTGATGACAAGCAATCTACCTATCGACACTACAAAGCTCTAG GCTTGTTGTTCAAGAGATGCACCTTGTTATTACCAACCAAGGACAGATTGAAATTTATCCACACAAAGTTCTCAAAG ATCCCATGTTTCATGATGCAGTGTAAGCCTACTGCAGCTAGCTGCCTTGGCTTCTCCAGCTATGGTGTCTTCCTTCAG ACCCTTATTGCAGGATGGAATGAGCTGGAATGCCACAGAGTGTTCATCTTCCTGTGCGACTTCACAGACCTTCCAAGAAAAATGGAGATTGTAGTCAATGGAAGACCAG GAGCGAGTCGATACCTAGAGCTGCAAATTAGACAGTTCTGTCGTCAGGTTCTCCTTGACCCATGGTCAAGCCGCAAAGAATGTGGGTTTTGGCTGACACAAATCCTGAAGCCCTGGCCCATGGTTAGCCAGGCACGTCTGCTCTTCATCCTGTACGGGCCCTTGCTACCAGATG GTTCTCTTGGCTGGCAGCAGCTGACAAGTACTGTGCTGTCAAGCAGTGCCCTTTCGGACCTGGCCAAGGCTGTTCTCCTGCTTCATACAGATTTGGAACTCAAAGACTGGAACACTAGCACCATCTTGGCCATCCTTGAAGAGATTAGGG TCCTGCCACAGGTTTGGCGTGTGGAGAACGTAGCTCGGCTGCTGGTCCTGTGTGGCACCACTCTGTGCTACAGCGTCCTGGCTAACAAGGCCCACAATGGAAGGCTCTTTGAGATTTCAAAACTCCTTGTTTATCTTATCCTG GTGTGTGAAAAGGATGGCTACTGCATGAGCTGGGTGGTGACGCTGGTTCAGCAGGTATGCAAGGTCTTCACCGCTGCTGCGGACAAGTGGTCCTTCATCCAAAGCctagaaaacatgttttctgagGTTACCATGGAAATATACGAGGCCTCCCTTGCAG GAAACCCACAGGAGGACATGGAGAGCTTCCAAACGCTGTGTTCCATCCTCGGCTCCAGCGCACACTTTCACACAGAGATACTTCACATGTTCCTCAAAGAGTGA
- the LOC115533569 gene encoding claudin-14, translating into MALQLLGFFLGMLGFLGTVAATVLPHWRCSAYVDTNIITAVSYMKGLWMECVSHSTGIYQCELHRSLLALPSDLQAARALMVLSCVTSTLAVLLAVMGMKCTQCAHALSTKNGLLLGGGVCFLSAGLLCLIPVSWTTHSIIQDFYNPFLPSALKYEIGQAIFVGYTSSCLSLIGAFTLCCSTNRQQQPTRYPPPHQMVGFPSAPSPPPAVLAAAPSYRPPEALRGNCVPSVLSVSKGGYRLNDFF; encoded by the exons ATGGCTCTTCAGCTGCTTGGGTTCTTCCTGGGTATGCTGGGTTTTCTTGGTACAGTAGCAGCAACAGTGCTTCCCCATTGGCGCTGCTCTGCCTACGTGGACACCAACATTATAACCGCCGTCTCCTATATGAAGGGTCTGTGGATGGAATGTGTATCACATAGCACAGGCATCTACCAGTGTGAGCTGCACCGATCCCTCCTGGCTCTTCCGTCAGATCTTCAG GCCGCCCGAGCACTAATGGTGCTCTCTTGTGTCACCAGCACCTTAGCTGTCCTTCTAGCTGTCATGGGGATGAAGTGTACTCAGTGTGCCCATGCTCTATCCACCAAGAATGGCCTGCTGTTGGGGGGAGGTGTTTGCTTCCTCAGCGCAGGTTTACTCTGCTTGATCCCAGTGTCATGGACAACCCATAGCATTATTCAGGACTTCTATAaccccttcctgcccagtgCGTTGAAGTATGAGATCGGCCAGGCTATTTTTGTGGGATACACCTCATCCTGCCTGAGTCTGATTGGGGCCTTTACTCTCTGCTGTAGCACCAATAGGCAGCAGCAGCCAACGAgatacccccctccccaccaaatGGTTGGATTTCCCTCAGCACCTTCTCCACCCCCTGCTGTACTGGCCGCTGCTCCGTCCTACAGGCCCCCAGAAGCACTGAGGGGCAATTGTGTCCCCTcagttctctctgtctccaaaggTGGCTACAGGCTCAATGACTTTTTCTAA